A region of Arabidopsis thaliana chromosome 5, partial sequence DNA encodes the following proteins:
- the RABA1f gene encoding RAB GTPase homolog A1F (RAB GTPase homolog A1F (RABA1f); FUNCTIONS IN: GTP binding; INVOLVED IN: protein transport, small GTPase mediated signal transduction; EXPRESSED IN: 23 plant structures; EXPRESSED DURING: 15 growth stages; CONTAINS InterPro DOMAIN/s: Ras GTPase (InterPro:IPR001806), Small GTP-binding protein (InterPro:IPR005225), Small GTPase (InterPro:IPR020851), Ras (InterPro:IPR013753), Ras small GTPase, Rab type (InterPro:IPR003579), Rab11-related (InterPro:IPR015595); BEST Arabidopsis thaliana protein match is: RAB GTPase homolog A1G (TAIR:AT3G15060.1); Has 1807 Blast hits to 1807 proteins in 277 species: Archae - 0; Bacteria - 0; Metazoa - 736; Fungi - 347; Plants - 385; Viruses - 0; Other Eukaryotes - 339 (source: NCBI BLink).), with amino-acid sequence MAAYRADDEYDYLFKVVLIGDSGVGKSNLLSRFTRNEFSLESKSTIGVEFATRSIHVDDKIVKAQIWDTAGQERYRAITSAYYRGAVGALLVYDVTRHVTFENVERWLKELRDHTDANIVIMFVGNKADLRHLRAVSTEDAKAFAERENTFFMETSALESMNVENAFTEVLSQIYRVVSRKALDIGDDPAALPKGQTINVGSKDDVSAVKKVGCCSN; translated from the exons ATGGCCGCATATAGAGCCGACGACGAGTACGATTACCTCTTCAAAGTTGTGTTAATTGGAGACTCCGGCGTTGGAAAATCCAACCTCCTTTCTCGATTCACGCGCAACGAGTTCAGTCTCGAATCTAAATCCACGATCGGTGTAGAATTCGCCACTCGTAGCATCCATGTCGATGATAAGATCGTCAAAGCTCAGATTTGGGATACCGCTGGCCAagaaag atATCGAGCAATCACAAGTGCATATTACAGAGGAGCTGTAGGAGCGTTGCTTGTGTACGATGTCACAAGACATGTGACGTTTGAGAACGTTGAAAGATGGTTAAAGGAGCTTCGAGATCATACAGATGCCAATATCGTCATCATGTTCGTTGGGAACAAAGCGGATCTCCGTCACCTACGAGCTGTTTCGACTGAAGACGCTAAGGCTTTCGCTGAGAGAGAGAACACTTTCTTCATGGAGACATCAGCTCTCGAATCGATGAACGTCGAGAATGCTTTCACTGAAGTACTTTCTCAGATTTACCGTGTGGTTAGCCGGAAAGCGTTGGATATAGGAGACGACCCGGCTGCTCTTCCCAAAGGACAGACCATCAATGTCGGATCGAAAGACGATGTCTCTGCGGTGAAAAAGGTTGGTTGCTGCTCAAATTGA